The following coding sequences are from one Lolium rigidum isolate FL_2022 chromosome 6, APGP_CSIRO_Lrig_0.1, whole genome shotgun sequence window:
- the LOC124660506 gene encoding mitogen-activated protein kinase 8-like isoform X2, which produces MDFFSEYGDANRYKIQEVIGKGSYGVVCSAIDQHTGDKVAIKKIHNIFEHLSDAARILREIKLLRLLRHPDIVEIRHIMLPPSRRDFKDIYVVFELMDTDLHQVIKANDDLTKEHHQFFLYQMLRALKYIHTANVYHRDLKPKNILANANCKLKICDFGLARVAFNDTPTTVFWTDYVATRWYRAPELCGSFFTKYSPAIDIWSIGCIFAEILTGKPLFPGKNVVHQLDLMTDLLGTPSLDTVSRIRNEKARRYLSSMRKKQPVSFSERFPKADPAALKLMQRLLSFDPKDRPTAEEALADPYFKGLGKVEREPSCQPITKLEFEFERKKVTKEDVKELIFREILEYHPQLLKDYINGTEKPNFLYPSAVDNFRRQFANLEENGGKGGAVVSSDRKHVSLPRTTTVHSTPIPPKDQKPSQVPQRIPAGRPGRVVGPVIPYENSSAMDPYSQRRVARNPVLPAAATNLSAYAYHRKSDSSERELQQELEKDRMQYQPLQRFMDAKMVSPDLRSTSYYIPKGAPKGDVAERAALQPNMMQGIAPFNGIAAVGGSYNKVGAAQYGVSRMY; this is translated from the exons ATGGACTTCTTCAGTGAATACGGTGATGCTAACCGGTACAAAATTCAGGAGGTCATTGGCAAAGGGAGTTACGGTGTCGTTTGTTCAGCTATTGACCAACATACTGGCGACAAGGTGGCAATAAAGAAAATACACAATATCTTTGAGCACTTATCTGATGCTGCCCGGATCCTCCGTGAGATCAAATTACTCCGGCTATTGAGACACCCTGATATAGTTGAGATTAGGCACATAATGTTACCTCCATCGAGGAGGGACTTCAAAGATATTTATGTTGTCTTTGAGCTCATGGATACAGACCTCCACCAAGTCATCAAGGCCAATGATGACTTAACCAAAGAGCACCATCAATTCTTTCTATATCAGATGCTTCGTGCACTGAAATACATTCATACTG CTAATGTTTATCATCGTGATTTGAAGCCAAAGAATATATTAGCAAATGCTAATTGTAAACTCAAAATATGTGATTTTGGTCTAGCACGAGTGGCATTTAATGACACTCCTACGACTGTATTCTGGACG GATTATGTTGCTACTAGGTGGTATAGGGCTCCTGAGCTTTGTGGGTCTTTCTTTACTAAG TATTCACCAGCTATCGACATATGGAGCATTGGTTGCATTTTTGCGGAGATTTTAACTGGGAAACCTTTGTTTCCTGGTAAAAATGTAGTTCACCAGTTGGATTTAATGACTGATCTCTTGGGTACGCCGTCGCTGGATACTGTTTCCAGG ATTCGGAATGAGAAGGCTAGGAGGTACTTGAGTAGTATGAGAAAAAAACAGCCAGTATCTTTTTCTGAGAGGTTCCCTAAAGCAGATCCTGCTGCACTCAAACTTATGCAGCGGCTTTTATCATTTGACCCCAAGGATAGACCAACGGCGGAAGAG GCTTTAGCTGATCCATATTTTAAAGGCCTTGGGAAGGTAGAGAGAGAACCATCCTGCCAGCCAATAACGAAATTGGAGTTTGAGTTTGAACGGAAAAAGGTTACCAAAGAGGACGTAAAGGAGCTTATATTCCGGGAGATATTGGAGTATCATCCTCAACTTCTCAAGGATTACATCAATGGAACTGAAAAACCGAACTTCCTATATCCAAG TGCTGTTGACAATTTCCGGAGGCAGTTTGCCAACTTGGAGGAAAATGGAGGGAAGGGAGGAGCAGTTGTTTCATCAGACAGGAAGCATGTTTCGCTCCCCAG GACTACTACAGTGCATTCTACGCCAATTCCTCCGAAAGACCAAAAGCCTTCCCAAGTTCCCCAAAGGATTCCAGCAG GTAGACCAGGAAGAGTGGTTGGCCCGGTAATACCATATGAGAATTCAAGCGCTATGGATCCTTACAGTCAACGAAGGGTGGCGAGGAATCCAGTGCTTCCTGCAGCTGCGACCAATTTATCAGCATACGCCTACCACCGAAAGTCAGACAGTTCAGAGAGGGAGTTACAGCAGGAGCTTGAAAAAGACCGCATGCAGTACCAGCCTTTGCAGCGTTTCATGGATGCGAAGATGGTCTCTCCCGACTTGAGGTCTACCTCCTATTACATTCCAAAGGGTGCTCCGAAAGGTGATGTAGCAGAAAGGGCTGCGTTGCAGCCTAACATGATGCAGGGAATCGCCCCGTTTAACGGCATTGCCGCAGTCGGAGGTAGCTACAATAAGGTCGGTGCTGCCCAATATGGAGTCTCAAGGATGTACTAG
- the LOC124660506 gene encoding mitogen-activated protein kinase 8-like isoform X1 yields MQPEQQQQQRRKGSSEMDFFSEYGDANRYKIQEVIGKGSYGVVCSAIDQHTGDKVAIKKIHNIFEHLSDAARILREIKLLRLLRHPDIVEIRHIMLPPSRRDFKDIYVVFELMDTDLHQVIKANDDLTKEHHQFFLYQMLRALKYIHTANVYHRDLKPKNILANANCKLKICDFGLARVAFNDTPTTVFWTDYVATRWYRAPELCGSFFTKYSPAIDIWSIGCIFAEILTGKPLFPGKNVVHQLDLMTDLLGTPSLDTVSRIRNEKARRYLSSMRKKQPVSFSERFPKADPAALKLMQRLLSFDPKDRPTAEEALADPYFKGLGKVEREPSCQPITKLEFEFERKKVTKEDVKELIFREILEYHPQLLKDYINGTEKPNFLYPSAVDNFRRQFANLEENGGKGGAVVSSDRKHVSLPRTTTVHSTPIPPKDQKPSQVPQRIPAGRPGRVVGPVIPYENSSAMDPYSQRRVARNPVLPAAATNLSAYAYHRKSDSSERELQQELEKDRMQYQPLQRFMDAKMVSPDLRSTSYYIPKGAPKGDVAERAALQPNMMQGIAPFNGIAAVGGSYNKVGAAQYGVSRMY; encoded by the exons atgcagccggagcagcagcagcagcagcggaggAAG GGTTCATCGGAGATGGACTTCTTCAGTGAATACGGTGATGCTAACCGGTACAAAATTCAGGAGGTCATTGGCAAAGGGAGTTACGGTGTCGTTTGTTCAGCTATTGACCAACATACTGGCGACAAGGTGGCAATAAAGAAAATACACAATATCTTTGAGCACTTATCTGATGCTGCCCGGATCCTCCGTGAGATCAAATTACTCCGGCTATTGAGACACCCTGATATAGTTGAGATTAGGCACATAATGTTACCTCCATCGAGGAGGGACTTCAAAGATATTTATGTTGTCTTTGAGCTCATGGATACAGACCTCCACCAAGTCATCAAGGCCAATGATGACTTAACCAAAGAGCACCATCAATTCTTTCTATATCAGATGCTTCGTGCACTGAAATACATTCATACTG CTAATGTTTATCATCGTGATTTGAAGCCAAAGAATATATTAGCAAATGCTAATTGTAAACTCAAAATATGTGATTTTGGTCTAGCACGAGTGGCATTTAATGACACTCCTACGACTGTATTCTGGACG GATTATGTTGCTACTAGGTGGTATAGGGCTCCTGAGCTTTGTGGGTCTTTCTTTACTAAG TATTCACCAGCTATCGACATATGGAGCATTGGTTGCATTTTTGCGGAGATTTTAACTGGGAAACCTTTGTTTCCTGGTAAAAATGTAGTTCACCAGTTGGATTTAATGACTGATCTCTTGGGTACGCCGTCGCTGGATACTGTTTCCAGG ATTCGGAATGAGAAGGCTAGGAGGTACTTGAGTAGTATGAGAAAAAAACAGCCAGTATCTTTTTCTGAGAGGTTCCCTAAAGCAGATCCTGCTGCACTCAAACTTATGCAGCGGCTTTTATCATTTGACCCCAAGGATAGACCAACGGCGGAAGAG GCTTTAGCTGATCCATATTTTAAAGGCCTTGGGAAGGTAGAGAGAGAACCATCCTGCCAGCCAATAACGAAATTGGAGTTTGAGTTTGAACGGAAAAAGGTTACCAAAGAGGACGTAAAGGAGCTTATATTCCGGGAGATATTGGAGTATCATCCTCAACTTCTCAAGGATTACATCAATGGAACTGAAAAACCGAACTTCCTATATCCAAG TGCTGTTGACAATTTCCGGAGGCAGTTTGCCAACTTGGAGGAAAATGGAGGGAAGGGAGGAGCAGTTGTTTCATCAGACAGGAAGCATGTTTCGCTCCCCAG GACTACTACAGTGCATTCTACGCCAATTCCTCCGAAAGACCAAAAGCCTTCCCAAGTTCCCCAAAGGATTCCAGCAG GTAGACCAGGAAGAGTGGTTGGCCCGGTAATACCATATGAGAATTCAAGCGCTATGGATCCTTACAGTCAACGAAGGGTGGCGAGGAATCCAGTGCTTCCTGCAGCTGCGACCAATTTATCAGCATACGCCTACCACCGAAAGTCAGACAGTTCAGAGAGGGAGTTACAGCAGGAGCTTGAAAAAGACCGCATGCAGTACCAGCCTTTGCAGCGTTTCATGGATGCGAAGATGGTCTCTCCCGACTTGAGGTCTACCTCCTATTACATTCCAAAGGGTGCTCCGAAAGGTGATGTAGCAGAAAGGGCTGCGTTGCAGCCTAACATGATGCAGGGAATCGCCCCGTTTAACGGCATTGCCGCAGTCGGAGGTAGCTACAATAAGGTCGGTGCTGCCCAATATGGAGTCTCAAGGATGTACTAG